The following DNA comes from Mesorhizobium sp. B2-1-8.
CGGTCGTTGGACGGCATGAAGCTTTCCAACGTCTTGCGCAGCGGCTTGATGTCGCCGGCAGCCTTATACGTGTCGATCAGCTCGCCGATCTTCCTGCCCATGCCGGCACAAGCCCAGCCCAGATGCGTTTCCAGGATCTGGCCGACATTCATGCGGCTCGGCACACCCAGCGGGTTGAGCACGATATCGGCATGCGTGCCGTCCTCGAGGAAAGGCATGTCCTCGACCGGAACGATGCGCGACACGACACCCTTGTTGCCGTGACGGCCGGCCATCTTGTCGCCGGGCTGCATCTTGCGCTTCACCGCCACGAAGACCTTGACCATCTTCATGACGCCCGGAGGCATTTCGTCGCCGCGCTGCACCTTCTCGACCTTGTCCATGAAGCGCTGTTCGAGCGCCTTCTTGGAGTCGTCGTACTGGCCACGCAGGGCTTCCAGTTCGCTCTGGAGCTTTTCGTTCTCCACCGCAAACTGCCACCACTGCGAACGCGGATACTCGTCGAGCGTGTCCTTGGACAGCGTCGAGCCCTTCTTGAAGCCCTTCGGTCCAGCGATCGCTTCCTTGCCGACGAGAACGTCGGAAAGACGCGCATAGACGTTGCGATCCAGGATCGCCTGCTCGTCGTCACGGTCCTTGGCGAGGCGTTCGATCTCCTCGCGCTCGATCGCCATGGCGCGCTCGTCCTTCTCCACACCGTGGCGGTTGAACACGCGCACCTCGACGACCGTGCCGAAGGTACCCGGAGGCATGCGCATCGAAGTGTCGCGCACGTCGGAAGCCTTTTCACCGAAGATGGCGCGCAGAAGCTTCTCTTCCGGCGTCATCGGGCTTTCGCCCTTCGGCGTGATCTTGCCGACCAGGATATCGCCGGGCTGAACTTCCGCACCGATGTAGACGATGCCGGCTTCGTCGAGGTTCTTCAGCGCTTCTTCCGAGACGTTCGGGATGTCGCGCGTGATTTCCTCCGGACCGAGCTTGGTGTCGCGGGCCATGACCTCGAACTCCTCGATGTGGATCGAGGTGAAGACGTCGTCGGCAACGATACGCTCGGAGAGCAGGATCGAATCCTCGTAGTTGTAGCCGTTCCACGGCATGAACGCGACCAGCACGTTGCGGCCGAGCGCCAGATCACCGAGCTCGGTCGACGGACCGTCGGCGATGATGTCGCCCTTGTTGACCCGGTCGCCCATGCGCACCAGCGGACGCTGATTGATGCAGGTGTTCTGGTTCGAACGCTGGAACTTCATCAGCCGGTAGATGTCGACGCCGGATTTGCCCGGGTCGAGATCCTCGGTGGCGCGGATAACGATACGCGTCGCGTCCACCTGGTCGACGATGCCGCCGCGGCGGGCGCCGATGGCGGCGCCCGAGTCACGGGCGACGATCGGCTCCATGCCGGTGCCGACGAACGGCGCCTCGGCGCGCACCAGCGGCACGGCCTGACGCTGCATGTTCGAGCCCATCAGAGCGCGGTTGGCGTCGTCGTTCTCGAGGAACGGGATGAGCGCCGCGGCAACAGACACCATCTGCTTGGGCGACACGTCCATCAGGTCGACGTTTTCGCGCGGCGCCATCATCACTTCGCCAGCGCTGCGGCAAATGACGAACTCGTCGACGAAGCCGCCGTTCTTGTCGAGCTCGGCGTTGGCCTGCGCGACATGGTGCTTGGCCTCTTCCATCGCCGAGAGATAGACGACGTCATTGGTCAGCTTGCCGTCGACGATCTTGCGGTACGGGCTTTCGATGAAGCCGTACTTGTTGACGCGCGCGAAGGTCGCCAGCGAGTTGATCAGACCGATATTCGGGCCTTCCGGTGTCTCGATCGGGCAGATGCGGCCGTAATGCGTCGGGTGCACGTCGCGCACCTCGAAGCCGGCACGCTCGCGGGTCAGACCGCCCGGTCCAAGCGCGGAGAGACGACGCTTGTGGGTGATCTCCGACAGCGGATTGGTCTGGTCCATGAACTGCGACAGCTGCGAGGAACCGAAGAACTCGCGCACGGCGGCGGCCGCCGGCTTGGCGTTGATCAGGTCCTGCGGCATGACCGTGTCGATCTCGATCGAGGACATGCGTTCCTTGATCGCCCGCTCCATGCGAAGCAGGCCGACGCGGTACTGGTTCTCCATCAGTTCGCCGACCGAACGCACGCGGCGGTTGCCGAGATTGTCGATGTCGTCGATCTCGCCCTTGCCGTCACGCAGTTCGACCAGCGTCCTGACCACGGCCAGGATGTCGTCCTTGCGCAGCACGCGCACGGTGTCCTCGGCCTTGAGCTCGAGGCGCATGTTCATCTTGACGCGGCCGACGGCGGACAGGTCGTAGCGCTCGCTGTCGAAGAACAGCGAGTTGAACATGGCTTCGGCGGTCTCGAGCGTCGGCGGCTCGCCCGGGCGCATGACACGGTAGATGTCGAACAGCGCGTCCTGGCGGCTCTCGTTCTTGTCGACGGCGAGCGTGTTGCGGATATAGGCGCCGACATTGACATGGTCGATGTCGAGGACCTGGATCTCCTGCTCGCCAGTGCCGAGCAGCACCTTGAGCGTCTTGTCGTCGATCTCGTCGCCGGCCTCGAGGAAAATCTCGCCGGTGGCGTAGTTGACGATGTCCTCAGCCAGGTAGTTGCCCAGCAGATCCTCGTCGGTCGCCTTGATCGCCTTGAGACCCTTCTCGCCGAGCTGACGCGCCTGGCGGGCGGTGATCTTCTTGCCCGCCTCTACGACGATCTCGCCGGTGTCGGCGTCGACCAGGTCGCCGACGGCCTTGAGGCCGCGGAAACGCTCGACGTTGAACGGAATGCGCCAGTGGTCGCCGGCGCGCTTGTAGGTGATCTTGTTGTAGAAGGTCGACAGGATCTCCTCGCCGTCCATGCCGAGCGCCATCAGCAGCGACGTCACGGGGATCTTGCGGCGGCGATCGATGCGGGCGTGCACGACGTCCTTGGAATCGAACTCGATGTCGAGCCACGAGCCACGGTAGGGGATGACGCGGGCGGCAAACAGAAGCTTGCCCGACGAGTGCGACTTGCCCTTGTCGTGGTCGAAGAAGACGCCCGGCGAGCGGTGCATCTGCGAGACGATGACGCGCTCGGTGCCGTTGACGATGAAGGTGCCGTTCAAGGTCATGAGCGGCATGTCGCCCATATAGACGTCCTGCTCCTTGATGTCCTTGATCGACTTGGCACCGGTATCCTCGTCGATATCGAACACGATGAGGCGCAGCGTCACCTTCAGCGGCGCGGCATAAGTCAGGTCGCGCTGGCGGCATTCGTCAACGTCGAATTTCGGTCCTTCGAACTCGTACTTCACGAACTCCAGCATGGAGGAGCCGGAAAAATCGGAGATCGGGAAGACCGACTTGAAAACAGCCTGCAGCCCTTCGTCCGGACGTCCGCCCTTGGGCTCGTCCACCATCAGGAACTGGTCATAGGATGCCTTCTGAACCTCGATGAGGTTCGGCATCTCCGCAACTTCCGGGATCTTTCCGAAGAACTTGCGTACGCGTCTGCGGCCATTGAAAGTCTGGGTCTGGGCCATCGTCGCTCCTTAGCTCTAAACTCGGGACGAACCTCGCCGCGGTTCGTCTTGCATACTTAGCCACCTGGGCGGCGGCTCTCTGTCTGTTCTCCGGCCGCCTTTCCAATTGCTTGGCGGCTACCGGCTAAAACGGGAGAAAACCCGTTTCCTGAAGGCCGGTTTACGGCCCTCAGGAAAGAGGTTTTCGTACATCTCGCGTCACGCAGCCTCCCTGGTCACCCAAGGGAGTGGCGGGCGGCGCGAGGCCGCCCGCCGCTTGATACGCTTACTTCAGGTCGACCTTGGCGCCGGCTGCTTCCAGCTGGGCCTTGAACTTGTCGGCGTCGGCCTTGGAAACGCCTTCCTTGACCGGCTTCGGAGCCGCTTCGACCAGGTCCTTGGCTTCCTTGAGGCCAAGGCCGGTGATGGCGCGGACTTCCTTGATGACGTTGATCTTCTGAGCGCCGGCGTCGGTGAGGACGACGTCGAATTCCGTCTTTTCCTCGACGGGGGCAGCAGCAGCGGCAGCGCCGCCAGCAGCGGCAACCGCGACCGGAGCGGCAGCCGAAACGCCCCACTTTTCTTCCAGAAGCTTCGACAGCTCAGCCGCCTCGAGGACGGTCAGCTTCGAAAGGTCGTCTACGATCTTTGCGAGATCAGCCATTGTTGTATTCCTTCGTTAGGTTCGAACGTGTGTTTTTGATAGCGAGGAACGGCCTCATGCCGCCTCGTCCTTCCGGGCGTAAGCGCCGATGACGCGCGCGACCGAGGCCGCTGGCGCATTGACGATCTGGGCGATCCGGGTTGCCGGCGTGGCGATCATGCCAACCAGCCTGGCGCGCAGCTCATCCAGCGACGGAAGTGTGGCGAGTGCCTTCACACCGTCGGCGTTGAGCGAGGTGGTGCCCATTGCGCCGCCGAGAATGACGAGCTTGTCATTCCCCTTGGCGAAATCGGACGCGACCTTCGGCGCCGCAATCGGATCCTCCGAATAGGCGATCAGCGTCTGTCCCTTGAACAGGTCGATGATCGATGCGGAGTCCGTGCCCTGAAGAGCGATCTTGGCGAGACGGTTCTTCGCGACTTTAACGGTGCCACCGGCGGCGCGCATTTTCGACCGAAGGTCGTTCATTTGCGCGACGGTGATACCGGCATAGTGGGCCACGACGACTGAACCTGCGCCCGAAAACGCATCATTCAGGCCCGTGACGAGTTCGCGTTTTTCCGCTCTGTCCACTGCCTATCTCCAGTTGACCCCAGTCCTGTTGATGGGAACATTCCCATTTTCGAGGACAGGCGTCGGGTTGCCTTTTGCCGGCCGGGCCATCCAGTAACGGATCTCCCGAACGACGCTCGAGGATCCTGCCCCCTTTCGCCACATCGACGGACAAGCCGGCGATGCGCAGACAAAAGGCAAACACGGTTCGAACCTTTCATTGGAGCTTGTTGCTCCGTTGTCCGGTTTTCACCCGTCTCATGCAGGCCCACATGAATTAAGGCCCTCCTCTTGAATCAAGACTCGGGCCGCCCGCAATCTCGGACAGGATGTCCGGAAGCCTTCCGGCTTCCGGTACCGGGCCCAGGATAAATCCAAGGCCCGGAATTCAGTCACGGACCGGCCTTCGAGGGGCCGATCCAAATGGTCCAATCAGGACGCGGCGAGCGTCGAGACGTCGAGCTTGAGGCCCGGGCCCATCGTCGAGGTGACAGACACCTTCTTGACGTAGTTGCCCTTGGCGCCAGTCGGCTTTGCCTTGGTCACCGCATCGGCGAAGGCACGGATGTTCTCTTCCAGCGCCTTGACGTCGAACGAGACCTTGCCGACGCCGGCATGAACGATGCCGGCCTTTTCGACGCGGAACTCGACCGCGCCGCCCTTCGAGGCCTTGACGGCCGCGGCGACGTCGGTGGTGACGGTGC
Coding sequences within:
- the rpoB gene encoding DNA-directed RNA polymerase subunit beta produces the protein MAQTQTFNGRRRVRKFFGKIPEVAEMPNLIEVQKASYDQFLMVDEPKGGRPDEGLQAVFKSVFPISDFSGSSMLEFVKYEFEGPKFDVDECRQRDLTYAAPLKVTLRLIVFDIDEDTGAKSIKDIKEQDVYMGDMPLMTLNGTFIVNGTERVIVSQMHRSPGVFFDHDKGKSHSSGKLLFAARVIPYRGSWLDIEFDSKDVVHARIDRRRKIPVTSLLMALGMDGEEILSTFYNKITYKRAGDHWRIPFNVERFRGLKAVGDLVDADTGEIVVEAGKKITARQARQLGEKGLKAIKATDEDLLGNYLAEDIVNYATGEIFLEAGDEIDDKTLKVLLGTGEQEIQVLDIDHVNVGAYIRNTLAVDKNESRQDALFDIYRVMRPGEPPTLETAEAMFNSLFFDSERYDLSAVGRVKMNMRLELKAEDTVRVLRKDDILAVVRTLVELRDGKGEIDDIDNLGNRRVRSVGELMENQYRVGLLRMERAIKERMSSIEIDTVMPQDLINAKPAAAAVREFFGSSQLSQFMDQTNPLSEITHKRRLSALGPGGLTRERAGFEVRDVHPTHYGRICPIETPEGPNIGLINSLATFARVNKYGFIESPYRKIVDGKLTNDVVYLSAMEEAKHHVAQANAELDKNGGFVDEFVICRSAGEVMMAPRENVDLMDVSPKQMVSVAAALIPFLENDDANRALMGSNMQRQAVPLVRAEAPFVGTGMEPIVARDSGAAIGARRGGIVDQVDATRIVIRATEDLDPGKSGVDIYRLMKFQRSNQNTCINQRPLVRMGDRVNKGDIIADGPSTELGDLALGRNVLVAFMPWNGYNYEDSILLSERIVADDVFTSIHIEEFEVMARDTKLGPEEITRDIPNVSEEALKNLDEAGIVYIGAEVQPGDILVGKITPKGESPMTPEEKLLRAIFGEKASDVRDTSMRMPPGTFGTVVEVRVFNRHGVEKDERAMAIEREEIERLAKDRDDEQAILDRNVYARLSDVLVGKEAIAGPKGFKKGSTLSKDTLDEYPRSQWWQFAVENEKLQSELEALRGQYDDSKKALEQRFMDKVEKVQRGDEMPPGVMKMVKVFVAVKRKMQPGDKMAGRHGNKGVVSRIVPVEDMPFLEDGTHADIVLNPLGVPSRMNVGQILETHLGWACAGMGRKIGELIDTYKAAGDIKPLRKTLESFMPSNDRNEPVREYDDESIVRLSEQMRRGVSIATPVFDGAHEADINIMLEQAGLHTSGQSQLYDGRTGEPFDRKVTMGYIYMLKLHHLVDDKIHARSIGPYSLVTQQPLGGKAQFGGQRFGEMEVWALEAYGAAYTLQEMLTVKSDDVAGRTKVYEAIVRGDDTFEAGIPESFNVLVKEMRSLGLNVELENTKLDEAPVRLPDAAE
- the rplL gene encoding 50S ribosomal protein L7/L12 — protein: MADLAKIVDDLSKLTVLEAAELSKLLEEKWGVSAAAPVAVAAAGGAAAAAAPVEEKTEFDVVLTDAGAQKINVIKEVRAITGLGLKEAKDLVEAAPKPVKEGVSKADADKFKAQLEAAGAKVDLK
- the rplJ gene encoding 50S ribosomal protein L10, whose protein sequence is MDRAEKRELVTGLNDAFSGAGSVVVAHYAGITVAQMNDLRSKMRAAGGTVKVAKNRLAKIALQGTDSASIIDLFKGQTLIAYSEDPIAAPKVASDFAKGNDKLVILGGAMGTTSLNADGVKALATLPSLDELRARLVGMIATPATRIAQIVNAPAASVARVIGAYARKDEAA